From the Nostoc sp. PCC 7107 genome, the window GGTAAGAGCATTTGCAGCGCATTGGTTTGAGATAGTGTGTACTGATGCAGAGGAAGAAAAGACGAAAACGCGCGAATTTTTAGAAAAGTTGTTTCTAGAGGAAAACAAAACAATTCGAGAACTGGCGATTACGCCAATTTTGCTGAGTTTGACTTGTGCAGTCTTCCATCAAACAAGGAAATTTTACTTCAAGCGTTCCAAGTTATATGAAGAAGGGTTGGAATTACTCTTAGAAAAGTGGGATCAATCGCGCTCAATTGAGAGAGATGAGATTTATCGAGATTTATCTGTGGAACGTAAGTTAGAGCTTTTAAGCTTTTTAGCAGTGAAAAAGTTTGTGCAGCAGCAGTATGTATTGTTTGAGCAGGAGGAGTTAGAAGGGTATATCGGAGAGTTTTTGGGAATTGAACAAAGGGAAAGTCGAGGAGTTTTAAAAGCAATTGAGTCTCAGCATGGCTTGTTGATTGAAAGAGCGCAGAAGGTGTGGTCATTTTCACACCTAACTTTTCAAGAATATCTTGTTTCAGAAGTGTTGACCCGGAACTATGAACCTGTAAATTTAACTACTCAAAAAACATCAGCTAACATCTCACAGTATATAACTGAAAAGCATTGGAGAGAGGTTTGTTTAATGACAGCAGAGAAGTTAGAAGATCCATTCAACTTTCTCATAGATATACAAACCAAGACAAATGAATTTCTTAAATCAGATGAAGATATACAAAGTTATATGCAATGGGTTTATGACAAATCTAATTCTATCGGAATGCCCAATATATTGGTAGCGTTAAGGGCATTTTATTTTGCCTTTTCAAAAACATATCAATGTGAGTGTGTAAAAGATTATGAGTATGATTTTGTAATGATTTATGACGGCTTACCCTACAATATATATTCATATAATTATGATAGAACACCATACTTTATAGAACTCCAAACTTTTGCTATGGAATCATCTATCTCTTTTTGGCTTTCACTATATCTTGGACTGAATCTAGAGGTTAGAGGTGGAACAAATGATAGGAATTCAATATTTGGAATATCATATTCATTAAAATCCAAAGATGATCTACAACAAGTTAAGATTGATCTTTGTGTGAAATATGTTATGGATATAGTTGAAAATTTATCTCAAGGCCGTGTTATTGGCGGGTCTGATGAATACAGTGGACTATATTTTTTTCATTCTGACTTAAAGTCTATAATTGAAGATATATGTGAGCTTGATTTTGGTTCAGAAACAGCCGAACTGATGAAAATTAATGAGCAAATTCCAAAAGAAATACATGGTGTGTCTGGCAGAGAAAAAAAAGAAAAACGAGAATTATTAAGAATTTTTTGGCGAGAAAATGGCAAGAGTGTGCTTAAAAAACTACGAGAAGTATTTATTAAGAGTCGTCAGATTGGATATGATTGGCAGTTTAATGATATCCGAACAAAAAAACTTGAACAATACTATTCTTTCAACAAACTTCTTTTAGATTGCTTGAGTCAAAGCGAGATTGACTTAGATAAGAAAAAGACAATTGAGGGAGGGCTTTTACTCCCGAACGCTGAAATTGAAAAACGCAACCGCGAAACAGCCGAATAAAACATTTTATGGCAATCAGATCAAGCTGACTGATTCTCCTCTAAGGAAGCATCATAAGCAGCGACTTCTGCATCTAATTCCTGTCGATATGCAGCAATATTTTCGACAAAATCATCAAAAAGCGGATCATCTTGGAAAACACCTGCAAACTTTATCCAAGGATTGGATTCTGCTGATGGAATTTCCTCTGACTTTCTCATCTTTTTCGAGAGCATATCTGTAATTCGTGCTTGCAGGGCTGGATCTGATACTTCAGCCACAATCTCTTTCAAAAAAGCTAGATACTTCCTCTGATAACAATTTCTGTTTTTCTTCTGATTGCATAGCATTGAAAATTGAAGACTTAATAATTTCAAGAGATGTATCTCTGTCATTATTAATTCTAATATCTCCTAGAAGAAACAACTTCACAGCAATACTATAATTTTAATTGATTATCAGCCTCGGCTGTCATACCTTGTACTGTTAAAACTCTATTCCCTCGCCTCTAGCCCCTCTTCCACTCTTCGTTCCTCTTCCAATAGCAAATATGATGTTTGCATCACAAATGGTAATTCTGCACCGATAAGACCTCGTTGAATGCGTTCTGATGTTTCACTAAACACGACAAACAACGGATATATAGTATTCGCCCCTTCACTTAAAACATGATTATGGCGAGGAGGCATTAACCATTCATAGTCTTGATCTAACCACACCTGCGTTTGTCGCCAACGTCCCAACAAATCAGAAAAATCTTCATGGGGACGGTGAATAAATATTAAAATTTCCGCTCCAGTTTTAATTTTCCATTCTGGATCGCACATTAAAATTGCTACATCACAGGGTAGACAAATAGCTTGGGGAACCTCGGAAACAGTTTTACGCAGACGAACAATAGGTAGAGGAATAGTAATTACGCTTTCATCGGGGCGACGCAAACTAGGAATCATTTCTAGGTATGGTCGGTGTTGTTTGAGGAGAGCGATCGCCGCTTGATGATTACTGTACTCTGCCAAGCTGGCTTCGTAATGAGATTGTTGTACAGGCATAATTTTATCAAGTATGAAGTATTTAGACACCCTTTAGGTGGCTTGCCGCAGGCTAGTGTGAAGGATGAAGAATCAAACTTCATCCTTTCGCCTTTTATCCCAGCTTTTCAAACACTTTGAATAGTGGCAGATACATCGACATCAAAATAGTACCAACCATACTTCCTAAAACCAAAATCATAATTGGTTCTAGAACGCTAGTTAGGGCTTTTACTGCTTGTTCAACTTCATCTTCATAGAAATCGGCAACTTTCATCAACATTCCATCTAATTCTCCAGTTTCTTCCCCAATGCTAATCATTTGTATTGACATTGGTGGAAAGACATTCGCTTTTTGTAAAGCAACACTAATCATCCCGCCTTGTTGAATTTCTACACGAGCAGAATCAATGGCATTAGCAATTACTTGATTTCCTGATGTATCTCTTACAATTTCTAAAGAGGTCAAAATTGGCACACCGGAACGAGTCAAAGAACCAAAGGTACGGCTAAATCTGGCTACAGCAGATTTTTGAATCAAATCACCAAATAAAGGCATTTTGAGAGATAAACGATCAATCGTTTCTCTGCCGACGCGTGTTTTGTAGTATTGTGCATAAGCAAATTTTCCGGCAACAAATGCACCAACGATGAAAAAAGATTTCCAACTTCTTAAGATTTCACTACACGTCATCAAAAATTGCGTTAAAGGAGGTAATTCTGTACCTATTTCTATGAAGATTTTGGCAAAAATAGGCAAGAGAAAAACTGTCATCCCGACAAAGATACTCACAGCAATAAAACCTACCACTGTTGGATAAGCTAGTGCTGATTTAATTTGGTTTTGTAATCTAGCGACATCCTCTAATAATTTCGCTAAACGATTGAGTACTTCATCTAAAACCCCCCCAACTTCACCAGCTTGAATCATACTGACATACAAACCATCAAAACAGTCAGGATGCTTCCGCATTGAATCAGAAAGATTGACACCGCTTTGTACATCATTACTAATATCAATGAGTGCTTGTTTCATTTTAGGATTGGTACACTGATCGGCTAGTACTCCCAAACCTCTGACAATTGCTACTCCAGCATTTACCAAGGTAGCAAGTTGTCGAGAAAAAACAGCTTTTTCCTTAATCGGAACCTTAACAAAGGAATTCTGAAATTTTTTAAAGTCAAAACTGAGTGACAAGCCTTGAGATTGTTTGAGTTCTTGAACTACAAAACCTTTATCTCTGAGATTAGTTCGAGCTTGTGCTAAAGATTCAGCAACAACTTTTTCAGTTCGAGATTTTCCTTGGGAATCTCGAATGCGGGCAACAAAGGTTGGCATAGATATATAAATTCAAAATTTTAAATTTGGTTAATAAATCAGTAATTAATAGCGAAGACAAATAGTGACTATTAATTACTGACTTTCTGACTCTCGACAAAATCTAGTGGGCTTTAGCAGCACCAGGTTTTGCTCCGGCTGGGGGTGCTGTAGCACCAATAAGACGTTGAATTTCATCTGGCTTGGAAGTTTTAGACATGGCTGCTTCAAAAGAAATAGTGCCAGCTTTGTAATAATCTGCTAAAACTTTCTCCAAAGTTTGCATTCCTAATTTGCCCCCAGTCTGAATAGCTGAGTAAATTTGTGAAGTTTTGCCTTCTCTAATCAAGTTAGAAATAGCAGGAGTAACAATCAGAATTTCTTGAGCCATGACTCGGCCATATTCCCCAGGTTTAGGGTTTTTCTTGGATACTAAAGTTTGGCTAAATACAGCTACGAGAGAGTTAGATAACTGTACCCGTACTTGAGTTTGTCTTTCATGGGGAAAAACGTCGATAATCCGGTCAACTGTTTGGGCGGCTGAACTGGTGTGTAGTGTTCCAAAGACCAAGTGTCCAGTTTCTGCGGCTGAAATCGCCAAAGAAATTGTTTCTAAATCCCGCATTTCTCCCACCAGCACAATATCTGGGTCTTCACGCAAAGCTGCTTTTAAGGCATTAGCAAAGCTTTTTGTATCTTCGCCCAATTGTCTTTGGTGAACTAAGCTTTTAATTGGCTCGTAAACAAATTCAATTGGGTCTTCTACAGTCAAAATATGCTCTGCTTTAGTGCGGTTAATTAAGTCGATAATTGCGGCTAGGGTAGTTGTTTTACCTGAACCTGTAGGGCCTGTCACCAAAATTAATCCTCTGGGCTTATCTGCCATTTCCCGCACTACATCTGGCAGACCCAATTTTTCAAAGTTAGGAATCTTAGAACTTAACGCCCGTAAACAAGCAGCGTAAGAGCCTCGTTCTTTGTAAACATTCACCCGAAAACGAGCCAAACCCTTCACACCATAAGAGCAATCTAACTCCCAGGTTTGTTCTAAAGTTTTACGCTGGGTATTGTTGAGCATACTAAAGATCAATCTTTGGCATTGATCATTAGTCAAGATTTCCTCTCCGATAGGTGTCAGTTTGCCACTGATGCGAAAGTAAGGAGGCAAACCTGCGGATAAGTGCATATCCGAACCACCCATTTCAATCATTTGTTCCATCAAGTCTTCAATCATCATTTCCATAGTTCTGCGTTCCTTTTGTTATTTGGTTTGACTAATGACTAATCTTGAAATCTGGGTGTCATACAGTAGGGGCAATCCAGCCATTCTGGTTGAAGTTCGGCACTGCAAGTTCGACAAGTAAGTCCACTCTTACGTTTGGCTCTTAACTCGGCCTCTAAGCCTGTATCGGTAAATGTCACCCGATCAACTTCTTCTAAGGTGGTAGCTCCTTGACGCACTAAATCTAAGCTGTAAGCCAACAGGGTTTTCATACCTTCTTCTACTGCAACTTCTTTAATGCGTTCTGTCGGTGCTTCTTGGTTGATCAGGGTTTGCAGATTTTCGGTGACGCGCATGACTTCATAAACACCACAGCGTCCTTTGTACCCAATACCATTACATGTTTGGCAAAGATGGTTTTTAGCTTTGGCTTCTGCTACGGCTTCTGTGGTTAAAGTATTAGCTTTGTAAAATGTGAGTTCGACCTCACCAGCAGCAGATAGACCATAGCGAGCTAGTTCTTCTGTAGTTGGAGTGTAAGGAATGCGGCATTCAGAACAGACGCGTCGCACTAAACGTTGTGCCAACACACCAATTAAAGAACTAGAAACCATGAATGGCTCAATGCCCATTTCACCTAAACGAGCGATCGCACCTGGTGCGTCGTTTGTGTGTAAGGTAGTTAATACTAAGTGACCTGTTAAGGCAGCCTCAATCGCTGTTTTAGCGGTTTCTTTATCCCGCGTTTCACCAACTAGCAA encodes:
- a CDS encoding NACHT domain-containing protein, whose translation is MAQPEENLQSSSYKTILVLASSPTNGARLRLDQEVREIDAGLRRSQHRDKFNLQTKWAVTPDSLRRALLEFNPEIVHFCGHGSEDDGLFLENDAGLTQLVPTEALANLFKRFAPRGLECVVLNACYSEIQADAIAEHIDYVIGMNNKIGDNAAIKFAVGFYDELGAGWSYEDAYHGGCDAIALQGITEEHTPEFKNIKKKAQLKAQNPVDDLVQQVRHRLHDDIQSSHGVMPLWGIDRLVSLGDLFVDVNILESLSNNHRSELDDLWQDFTKGNFSDRSLERIGLGRQQQRISGLAVLERNTNLMVVGKPGSGKTTYLQRIVTECNDGKLQPQRIPVLIKLRYFVDDGNKYGYNLEPFLAHLWRLSDADVELILRQGRALVLLDGLDEVTGEAAKQIAKTIKRFARIYPQVQVVVTCRTQTLPDLFDWKSQHFTCVEVADFNEEQVRAFAAHWFEIVCTDAEEEKTKTREFLEKLFLEENKTIRELAITPILLSLTCAVFHQTRKFYFKRSKLYEEGLELLLEKWDQSRSIERDEIYRDLSVERKLELLSFLAVKKFVQQQYVLFEQEELEGYIGEFLGIEQRESRGVLKAIESQHGLLIERAQKVWSFSHLTFQEYLVSEVLTRNYEPVNLTTQKTSANISQYITEKHWREVCLMTAEKLEDPFNFLIDIQTKTNEFLKSDEDIQSYMQWVYDKSNSIGMPNILVALRAFYFAFSKTYQCECVKDYEYDFVMIYDGLPYNIYSYNYDRTPYFIELQTFAMESSISFWLSLYLGLNLEVRGGTNDRNSIFGISYSLKSKDDLQQVKIDLCVKYVMDIVENLSQGRVIGGSDEYSGLYFFHSDLKSIIEDICELDFGSETAELMKINEQIPKEIHGVSGREKKEKRELLRIFWRENGKSVLKKLREVFIKSRQIGYDWQFNDIRTKKLEQYYSFNKLLLDCLSQSEIDLDKKKTIEGGLLLPNAEIEKRNRETAE
- a CDS encoding type II secretion system F family protein, which produces MPTFVARIRDSQGKSRTEKVVAESLAQARTNLRDKGFVVQELKQSQGLSLSFDFKKFQNSFVKVPIKEKAVFSRQLATLVNAGVAIVRGLGVLADQCTNPKMKQALIDISNDVQSGVNLSDSMRKHPDCFDGLYVSMIQAGEVGGVLDEVLNRLAKLLEDVARLQNQIKSALAYPTVVGFIAVSIFVGMTVFLLPIFAKIFIEIGTELPPLTQFLMTCSEILRSWKSFFIVGAFVAGKFAYAQYYKTRVGRETIDRLSLKMPLFGDLIQKSAVARFSRTFGSLTRSGVPILTSLEIVRDTSGNQVIANAIDSARVEIQQGGMISVALQKANVFPPMSIQMISIGEETGELDGMLMKVADFYEDEVEQAVKALTSVLEPIMILVLGSMVGTILMSMYLPLFKVFEKLG
- a CDS encoding type IV pilus twitching motility protein PilT, producing the protein MEMMIEDLMEQMIEMGGSDMHLSAGLPPYFRISGKLTPIGEEILTNDQCQRLIFSMLNNTQRKTLEQTWELDCSYGVKGLARFRVNVYKERGSYAACLRALSSKIPNFEKLGLPDVVREMADKPRGLILVTGPTGSGKTTTLAAIIDLINRTKAEHILTVEDPIEFVYEPIKSLVHQRQLGEDTKSFANALKAALREDPDIVLVGEMRDLETISLAISAAETGHLVFGTLHTSSAAQTVDRIIDVFPHERQTQVRVQLSNSLVAVFSQTLVSKKNPKPGEYGRVMAQEILIVTPAISNLIREGKTSQIYSAIQTGGKLGMQTLEKVLADYYKAGTISFEAAMSKTSKPDEIQRLIGATAPPAGAKPGAAKAH